In uncultured Cohaesibacter sp., a genomic segment contains:
- the nuoG gene encoding NADH-quinone oxidoreductase subunit NuoG, with protein MAKLVVDGIEVDVPKEYSLLQAAEEAGAEIPRFCYHERLSIAGNCRMCLVEVKGGPPKPTASCAMRVGDLRPGRDGEPPEIFTKSPMVKKAREGVMEFLLINHPLDCPICDQGGECDLQDQAMAFGKGGSRFHENKRAVENKYIGPLVKTTMTRCIHCTRCVRFTTEVCGIQELGLVGRGEDAEITTYLEAALTSELQGNVIDLCPVGALTSRPYAFTARPWELTKTETIDVMDAVGSSIRVDTRGREVMRIQPRVNDAVNEEWISDKTRFIWDGLRAQRLDKPYVRKDGKLTPASWDDAFRAIAEKLNGLDGDRIGAIAGPMASVEELYALKGLMASLGSGNMDARQDGSVLTSAMGRAAYLFNATIEGIEEADAILIVGSNPRMEAAVLNARIRKTWLAGGTKIAVIGEQADLKYGYDHLGAGADVLAELANGKGAFFDVLSKAERPLILVGQGAINHEDGAAVLAQAAKLAVACGAVSADWNGFSVLHTDASAVGALEIGFEPQTGGKDIAAMQAGGVDALFLLGADELAFDSFGSAFKIYIGSHGDAGAHAADVILPAATYTEKSGLYINTEGRVQLSVRANFAPGDAKEDWAILRALSAVLGKTLPFDSLASLRARLYADYPALEVLDECLKGDAAAIEALAKAAKPVKGQALVSPVSDYYLTNPIARASAVMAECSALAKGHKAEAAE; from the coding sequence ATGGCAAAGCTGGTCGTTGACGGAATAGAAGTGGATGTCCCGAAGGAATATAGCCTGCTGCAAGCCGCAGAAGAGGCCGGGGCCGAGATTCCGCGTTTTTGCTATCACGAGCGTCTGTCGATTGCGGGCAACTGCCGCATGTGCCTTGTCGAGGTGAAGGGCGGACCGCCCAAGCCGACGGCATCCTGCGCGATGCGGGTGGGCGATCTGCGCCCCGGTCGTGATGGCGAGCCGCCGGAGATCTTCACCAAGTCGCCAATGGTCAAGAAGGCGCGGGAAGGGGTGATGGAATTTCTGCTCATCAACCATCCGCTCGACTGCCCGATCTGCGATCAGGGCGGCGAATGCGATCTGCAGGATCAGGCGATGGCCTTCGGCAAGGGCGGTTCGCGCTTTCACGAGAACAAGCGGGCGGTCGAGAACAAGTATATCGGGCCGCTGGTGAAAACCACCATGACCCGCTGCATCCATTGCACCCGCTGTGTGCGCTTCACCACCGAGGTGTGCGGCATTCAGGAGCTGGGCCTTGTGGGGCGCGGCGAAGACGCTGAAATCACCACCTATCTGGAGGCGGCGCTGACCTCCGAGCTGCAGGGCAATGTGATTGACTTGTGCCCGGTTGGCGCTCTGACCTCCCGGCCTTATGCCTTCACGGCACGGCCCTGGGAGCTGACCAAGACGGAAACCATTGATGTGATGGATGCAGTTGGCAGCAGCATTCGCGTTGATACCCGTGGCCGGGAAGTGATGCGCATTCAGCCGCGTGTCAACGATGCGGTCAATGAGGAATGGATTTCCGACAAGACCCGTTTCATCTGGGATGGTCTGAGGGCCCAGCGGCTGGACAAGCCCTATGTCCGCAAGGATGGCAAGCTGACGCCAGCCAGTTGGGATGACGCCTTCCGCGCCATTGCCGAAAAGCTCAATGGGCTTGATGGCGACCGGATCGGTGCCATTGCCGGGCCCATGGCGAGTGTTGAAGAACTCTATGCGCTCAAGGGCCTGATGGCCTCGCTCGGTTCGGGCAACATGGATGCCCGTCAGGATGGTTCGGTGCTGACATCGGCCATGGGGCGGGCAGCCTATCTGTTCAACGCCACCATCGAGGGCATTGAGGAAGCGGACGCCATTCTGATCGTCGGTTCCAATCCGCGCATGGAAGCGGCGGTGCTCAATGCCCGCATCCGCAAGACATGGCTGGCTGGCGGCACCAAGATTGCCGTCATCGGCGAACAGGCCGATCTCAAATATGGTTATGACCATCTGGGCGCGGGTGCGGATGTACTGGCAGAGCTTGCCAATGGCAAGGGGGCATTCTTTGATGTGCTGAGCAAGGCCGAACGTCCGCTGATCCTTGTCGGGCAGGGCGCGATCAACCACGAGGACGGTGCGGCGGTTCTTGCCCAGGCCGCGAAACTGGCCGTGGCCTGCGGTGCTGTCTCTGCTGACTGGAACGGCTTTTCCGTATTGCACACCGATGCAAGCGCCGTGGGCGCTCTGGAGATCGGCTTTGAACCGCAGACCGGTGGCAAGGACATCGCCGCGATGCAGGCTGGGGGTGTTGATGCGCTGTTCCTGCTGGGGGCTGACGAGTTGGCCTTTGACAGTTTCGGGTCGGCCTTCAAGATCTATATCGGCTCGCACGGGGATGCCGGAGCGCATGCGGCGGATGTCATTCTGCCTGCTGCGACCTACACCGAGAAATCCGGGCTCTATATCAATACCGAAGGGCGCGTTCAGCTGTCGGTACGGGCCAATTTTGCCCCGGGCGACGCCAAGGAAGACTGGGCGATCCTCAGGGCACTGTCCGCCGTTCTTGGCAAGACGCTGCCGTTTGACAGCCTCGCCTCGCTGCGGGCGCGGCTTTATGCCGACTATCCGGCCCTTGAGGTGCTGGATGAATGCCTGAAGGGCGACGCAGCTGCCATCGAGGCGCTCGCCAAGGCGGCCAAACCGGTCAAGGGGCAGGCGCTGGTGTCGCCGGTTTCGGACTATTACCTGACCAACCCCATTGCACGGGCTTCGGCTGTCATGGCCGAATGCAGCGCTTTGGCCAAGGGCCACAAGGCGGAAGCTGCGGAGTGA
- the nuoH gene encoding NADH-quinone oxidoreductase subunit NuoH, giving the protein MNEFVTNWLIPGAIMVGQSLLLLVVLLVVIAYVLLADRKIWAAVQMRRGPNVVGPFGLFQSFADLLKFILKEPVIPSSSNKVIFLLGPLVTVTVALAAWAVVPVADGWVISNINVGILYLLAVSSLGVYGIIMGGWASNSKYPLLSALRSAAQMVSYEVSIGFVIVTVLLCVGSLNLSDIVHAQETGLATKLGMPSMSFLNWYWLPLFPMFVVFFISALAETNRPPFDLAEAESELVAGFMVEYGSTPYMMYMLGEYVSIALMCSMTAILFMGGWLPPLDVVPFTWLPGVVWFILKAGLVFFMFAMVKAFVPRYRYDQLMRLGWKVFLPLSLFYVVLVAGVLQFAGWAP; this is encoded by the coding sequence ATGAATGAGTTTGTCACAAACTGGCTGATTCCCGGCGCCATCATGGTGGGGCAATCCCTCTTGCTGCTGGTCGTTCTTCTGGTGGTGATCGCCTATGTGCTGCTTGCCGACCGCAAGATCTGGGCTGCGGTGCAGATGCGGCGCGGGCCAAACGTGGTCGGGCCGTTCGGGCTGTTCCAGTCCTTTGCCGATCTTCTGAAGTTCATTCTCAAGGAACCGGTCATTCCTTCGAGCTCCAACAAGGTTATCTTCCTTTTGGGGCCGCTGGTCACGGTGACTGTGGCGCTGGCCGCCTGGGCGGTGGTGCCGGTGGCCGATGGCTGGGTGATTTCCAATATCAACGTCGGCATTCTCTATCTGCTGGCGGTATCGTCGCTCGGCGTCTATGGCATCATCATGGGCGGCTGGGCGTCGAACTCGAAATATCCGCTGCTCTCCGCGCTGCGTTCGGCGGCTCAGATGGTGTCCTATGAGGTTTCCATCGGCTTTGTCATCGTGACGGTGCTGCTTTGTGTCGGCTCGCTCAATCTCAGCGATATCGTGCACGCTCAGGAAACCGGCCTTGCGACCAAGCTGGGCATGCCGTCGATGAGCTTCCTCAACTGGTACTGGCTGCCGTTGTTCCCGATGTTCGTCGTCTTCTTCATTTCGGCGCTGGCCGAGACCAACCGCCCGCCATTCGATCTGGCCGAGGCGGAGTCCGAGCTGGTGGCCGGTTTCATGGTGGAATATGGTTCGACGCCCTACATGATGTATATGCTTGGCGAATATGTCTCGATCGCGCTGATGTGTTCGATGACCGCCATCCTGTTCATGGGCGGCTGGCTGCCGCCGCTGGATGTGGTGCCGTTTACATGGTTGCCGGGCGTTGTCTGGTTCATTCTCAAGGCTGGTCTGGTGTTCTTCATGTTCGCCATGGTGAAGGCCTTCGTTCCCCGCTATCGCTACGATCAGCTGATGCGTCTTGGCTGGAAGGTGTTCCTGCCGCTGTCGCTGTTCTATGTGGTGTTGGTGGCCGGGGTTCTGCAATTTGCCGGTTGGGCACCGTGA
- the nuoI gene encoding NADH-quinone oxidoreductase subunit NuoI, with product MALAQAAKSLMLKEFVSAFTLSMRYFFSPKSTVNYPFEKGPQSPRFRGEHALRRYPNGEERCIACKLCEAICPAQAITIEAGPRGNDGSRRTTRYDIDMTKCIYCGYCQEACPVEAIVEGPNFEFATETREELFYDKQRLLENGERWEQELARNIALDAPYR from the coding sequence ATGGCACTGGCTCAGGCTGCAAAATCGCTGATGCTGAAGGAGTTCGTTTCGGCCTTCACGCTGTCGATGCGCTATTTCTTCTCGCCCAAGTCGACGGTCAACTATCCGTTCGAAAAGGGGCCTCAGTCGCCGCGTTTCCGCGGTGAGCATGCGTTGCGCCGCTATCCCAACGGGGAAGAGCGCTGCATTGCCTGCAAGCTGTGCGAGGCCATCTGTCCGGCGCAGGCGATCACCATCGAGGCCGGTCCGCGCGGCAATGACGGTAGCCGTCGCACGACCCGCTATGACATCGATATGACCAAATGCATCTATTGCGGCTATTGCCAGGAGGCCTGCCCGGTGGAAGCGATTGTCGAGGGGCCGAATTTCGAATTTGCGACAGAAACCCGTGAAGAGCTGTTCTACGACAAGCAGAGACTGCTTGAGAACGGGGAACGGTGGGAACAGGAACTGGCACGAAATATCGCACTGGACGCACCTTATCGCTAA
- a CDS encoding NADH-quinone oxidoreductase subunit J, producing MILQSVFFYLFSAVLLISALMVIGARNPVHSVLFLILAFFNAAALFVLLGAEFLAMLLVVVYVGAVAVLFLFIVMMLDVDFVEMRAGFLQYMPIGLVVGVVLLAELLVAFGGWAVSPDLAANLGEPLPDIAQVSNIEAIGLLLYTKYIFYFLTAALILFVAMVGAIVLTLHHRTDVKRQNIERQVARTVENSIEVVEVEPGNGI from the coding sequence ATGATCCTTCAGAGCGTCTTCTTCTATTTGTTCTCGGCGGTGCTGCTGATATCGGCGCTGATGGTCATCGGTGCGCGCAATCCTGTTCATTCGGTGCTGTTTCTCATTCTGGCCTTCTTCAATGCCGCCGCCCTGTTCGTGCTGCTCGGGGCCGAGTTTCTGGCCATGCTGCTGGTGGTTGTCTATGTCGGGGCGGTCGCCGTGCTGTTCCTGTTCATCGTGATGATGCTGGACGTCGACTTTGTCGAGATGCGTGCCGGTTTCCTGCAGTATATGCCGATTGGACTGGTGGTGGGTGTTGTGCTGCTGGCCGAGCTTCTGGTCGCCTTTGGCGGCTGGGCGGTCAGTCCGGATCTTGCGGCCAATCTTGGAGAACCCTTGCCGGATATCGCCCAGGTCTCCAACATCGAAGCCATCGGCTTGCTGCTCTATACCAAATACATTTTCTACTTCCTGACGGCAGCGCTGATCCTGTTTGTTGCGATGGTCGGGGCGATCGTGCTGACGTTGCATCATCGTACCGACGTCAAGCGGCAGAATATCGAGCGTCAGGTGGCGCGTACGGTAGAGAATTCAATCGAGGTTGTTGAAGTGGAGCCGGGTAACGGCATCTAG
- the nuoK gene encoding NADH-quinone oxidoreductase subunit NuoK, translating to MEIGLSHYLTVAAILFVIGMFGIFINRKNVIVILMSVELILLAVNINFVAFSSYLGDLGGQIFGLFVLTVAAAEAAIGLAILVVFYRNRGSIAVEDVNMMKG from the coding sequence ATGGAAATCGGGCTTAGCCATTATCTGACCGTTGCAGCGATCCTGTTCGTGATCGGCATGTTCGGCATTTTCATCAACCGCAAGAATGTCATCGTCATTCTGATGTCGGTCGAATTGATCCTCTTGGCGGTGAATATCAATTTTGTGGCCTTCTCTTCCTATCTGGGGGATCTGGGCGGGCAGATATTCGGTCTGTTCGTGCTGACCGTTGCTGCCGCCGAGGCGGCAATCGGGCTGGCCATTCTGGTCGTGTTCTATCGCAATCGCGGCTCCATCGCGGTTGAAGATGTCAACATGATGAAAGGCTGA
- the nuoL gene encoding NADH-quinone oxidoreductase subunit L, which translates to MYSAILFLPLIGFLIAGFFGRTLGHKASEIITSTLLVIAAILSWIAFLSVGIGHGSPQTVNILTWISSGDLQIDWAIRVDTLTVVMLVVVNTISALVHIYSIGYMHADPNRARFFAYLSLFTFAMLSLVTADNLLQMFFGWEGVGLASYLLIGFWYQKPSANAAAMKAFIVNRVGDFGFLLGLCGIYVLFDSVSFGNIFANADAMKDTTIHFLGQDLNAMTTICLLLFMGAMGKSAQFLLHTWLPDAMEGPTPVSALIHAATMVTAGVFMVARLSPLFELSPTALEVVTFIGATTAFFAATVGLVQNDIKRVIAYSTCSQLGYMFVALGIGAYGAAVFHLFTHAFFKALLFLGAGSVIHAVSDEQDMRRMGGLRKHIKLTYAMMLIGTFALTGVGIPGTILGFAGFNSKDAIIESAFAATNSMASYAFAMTVIAALFTSFYSWRLIFMTFHGRERMSPDVKAHIHESPAVMMVPLMVLALGAAVAGMVFSSYFYGHAYDEFWKGALFTGPENEVMHESHSVPVMVKLAPFVMMATGFLVAVVFYLLSPVIPKRLAERHNWLYRFLLNKWYFDELYSFIFIRGAKGLGSLLWKRGDEGIIDRFGPNGIAAWVVALTNRINKLQTGYVYHYAFAMMIGVAILITYSMLSGGTH; encoded by the coding sequence ATGTATTCGGCCATTCTCTTTCTGCCGCTCATCGGCTTCCTGATCGCCGGTTTCTTTGGCCGCACGCTGGGGCACAAGGCATCGGAAATCATCACCAGCACGCTGTTGGTCATCGCAGCTATCCTGTCGTGGATCGCCTTCCTGTCGGTGGGTATCGGGCATGGCTCGCCGCAAACGGTCAACATTCTGACGTGGATCAGCTCCGGCGATCTGCAGATTGACTGGGCCATCCGTGTCGATACGCTGACGGTGGTGATGCTGGTGGTGGTCAACACGATCTCGGCGCTGGTGCATATCTATTCGATCGGCTACATGCATGCCGACCCCAATCGCGCCCGGTTCTTTGCCTATCTGTCACTCTTCACATTCGCGATGCTGTCGCTGGTCACAGCAGACAATCTGTTGCAGATGTTCTTTGGCTGGGAAGGCGTCGGTCTGGCCTCCTATCTGCTGATCGGCTTCTGGTATCAGAAACCTTCGGCCAACGCTGCCGCCATGAAGGCATTCATCGTCAACCGTGTCGGCGACTTCGGCTTCCTGCTGGGCCTTTGCGGCATCTATGTGCTGTTCGACAGCGTGAGCTTTGGCAACATCTTTGCCAACGCCGACGCCATGAAGGACACGACGATCCATTTCCTCGGACAAGACCTCAATGCGATGACAACCATCTGTCTGTTGTTGTTCATGGGTGCGATGGGCAAGTCGGCGCAGTTCCTGTTGCACACCTGGCTGCCGGATGCCATGGAAGGGCCGACGCCGGTGTCGGCGCTCATTCACGCCGCGACCATGGTCACCGCCGGTGTCTTCATGGTGGCGCGCCTGTCGCCGCTGTTCGAGCTGTCGCCAACCGCGCTGGAAGTGGTGACCTTCATCGGTGCGACAACAGCCTTTTTCGCTGCGACCGTCGGGCTGGTGCAGAACGATATCAAGCGGGTGATTGCCTATTCGACCTGTTCGCAGCTGGGCTACATGTTCGTGGCGCTGGGCATCGGGGCCTATGGGGCTGCGGTGTTCCACCTCTTCACCCATGCCTTCTTCAAGGCGCTGTTGTTCCTTGGGGCCGGGTCGGTCATCCATGCAGTTTCCGATGAGCAGGACATGCGCCGGATGGGCGGTCTGCGCAAGCATATCAAGCTCACCTATGCCATGATGCTGATCGGCACCTTCGCGCTGACCGGTGTTGGCATTCCGGGGACCATTCTGGGCTTTGCCGGGTTCAATTCCAAGGACGCGATCATCGAATCCGCCTTTGCCGCGACCAACAGCATGGCCAGTTACGCCTTTGCCATGACGGTGATTGCGGCGCTGTTCACCAGCTTCTACAGCTGGCGGCTGATCTTCATGACCTTCCACGGCCGCGAGCGCATGAGCCCGGACGTCAAGGCGCATATTCATGAGAGCCCGGCGGTGATGATGGTGCCGCTGATGGTGCTGGCGCTCGGAGCCGCCGTTGCGGGCATGGTCTTCTCATCCTATTTCTACGGCCATGCCTATGACGAGTTCTGGAAAGGGGCGCTGTTTACTGGTCCCGAGAATGAAGTGATGCACGAATCGCACAGCGTTCCGGTGATGGTCAAACTGGCGCCGTTCGTGATGATGGCAACCGGCTTCCTCGTTGCGGTGGTGTTCTATCTTTTGTCGCCGGTCATACCCAAGCGGCTGGCAGAGCGGCACAACTGGCTTTATCGCTTCCTGCTCAACAAGTGGTATTTCGATGAGCTTTACAGCTTCATCTTCATCCGCGGTGCCAAGGGGCTGGGTTCCCTTCTCTGGAAGAGGGGCGATGAGGGGATCATAGACCGCTTCGGGCCCAACGGGATTGCGGCGTGGGTCGTTGCCCTGACCAACCGGATCAACAAGCTGCAAACCGGTTATGTCTATCACTATGCCTTTGCCATGATGATCGGTGTGGCGATCCTGATTACCTATTCGATGCTGAGCGGGGGAACGCACTGA
- a CDS encoding NADH-quinone oxidoreductase subunit M — translation MSDWPLLSTVVFLPLVGALMILLVKGDTAIARRNITNVALWTTVVTFLISLLVLSQFDADNPGFQMQEKADWLGASIAYRMGVDGISILFVILTTALMPAAIYASRNSITKRVKEYMIAFLVLETMMIGVFCALDLVLFYLFFEAGLIPMFLIIGIWGGQNRVYASFKFFLYTLAGSVLMLLAVMAMYWDAGTTDIVTLLAHPFSQQMQIWLWLAFFASFAVKMPMWPVHTWLPDAHVQAPTGGSVILAAILLKMGGYGFLRFSLPMFPVASEMFAPLVYTLSVIAIIYTSLVALAQQDIKKLIAYSSVAHMGYVTMGIFSMTQQGVQGGIFQMISHGIVSGALFLCVGVVYDRMHTREISAYGGLVNRMPVFATLFMIFTMANIGLPGTSGFVGEFLTIIGVFQVNTWVALFAATGVILSASYALWLYRRIIFGKLEKESLKGILDMDVREKIILVPLAALTILFGFYPAPIQSITAVAVENLINNYQAALSAADKLALLAQ, via the coding sequence ATGAGCGATTGGCCACTCCTATCAACGGTCGTTTTCCTGCCCCTCGTCGGCGCGCTGATGATCCTTCTGGTCAAGGGCGACACCGCGATTGCCAGACGCAACATCACCAATGTCGCGCTCTGGACGACGGTCGTCACCTTCCTGATCTCGCTGCTGGTTCTCAGCCAGTTTGATGCCGACAACCCCGGCTTCCAGATGCAGGAAAAGGCCGACTGGCTCGGCGCCTCGATTGCCTATCGCATGGGGGTTGATGGCATTTCCATTCTGTTCGTCATCCTGACGACGGCTCTGATGCCCGCGGCGATCTATGCCAGCCGCAATTCCATCACCAAGCGGGTGAAGGAATACATGATTGCCTTCCTCGTGCTGGAAACGATGATGATCGGCGTGTTCTGCGCGCTCGATCTGGTGCTGTTCTATCTGTTCTTCGAGGCCGGTCTCATTCCGATGTTCCTGATCATCGGCATCTGGGGCGGGCAGAACAGGGTCTATGCCAGCTTCAAGTTCTTCCTTTACACGCTTGCCGGCTCGGTGCTGATGCTGCTGGCGGTGATGGCGATGTATTGGGACGCCGGAACGACGGACATCGTGACACTGCTTGCGCATCCGTTCTCGCAACAGATGCAGATCTGGCTGTGGCTGGCGTTTTTTGCTTCCTTTGCGGTCAAGATGCCGATGTGGCCGGTGCATACCTGGCTGCCGGACGCCCACGTGCAGGCACCGACTGGCGGGTCGGTCATTCTGGCTGCCATTCTGCTGAAAATGGGCGGCTATGGCTTTCTGCGTTTCTCGCTGCCGATGTTCCCGGTGGCGTCCGAGATGTTTGCGCCGCTGGTCTATACCCTGTCGGTGATTGCCATCATCTATACCTCGCTGGTGGCTTTGGCCCAGCAGGACATCAAGAAGCTGATCGCCTATTCCTCGGTTGCCCACATGGGCTATGTGACCATGGGTATCTTTTCAATGACCCAGCAGGGCGTACAGGGTGGCATCTTCCAGATGATCTCGCACGGCATCGTTTCTGGCGCGCTGTTCCTCTGTGTTGGTGTGGTCTACGACCGGATGCATACGCGCGAGATTTCCGCCTATGGCGGGTTGGTCAACCGGATGCCGGTCTTTGCCACGCTGTTCATGATTTTCACCATGGCCAACATCGGGCTGCCCGGTACCTCCGGCTTTGTTGGTGAGTTCCTTACCATCATCGGTGTGTTTCAGGTCAATACATGGGTGGCGCTGTTTGCTGCAACGGGGGTCATCCTTTCGGCGTCCTACGCGCTCTGGCTCTATCGCCGCATCATTTTCGGCAAGCTGGAGAAGGAAAGTCTCAAGGGCATCCTTGATATGGATGTGCGCGAGAAGATCATTCTCGTGCCCCTTGCTGCGCTGACCATCCTGTTCGGTTTCTATCCGGCGCCAATCCAGTCGATCACGGCCGTTGCTGTCGAGAATCTGATCAACAATTATCAGGCAGCCCTGAGTGCTGCGGACAAGCTTGCGCTTCTTGCTCAATAA
- the nuoN gene encoding NADH-quinone oxidoreductase subunit NuoN → MTTELATLPNLMPALPEILLAIGAMGLLMLGAFGGSKTSQAVNGFAVALLIIAGAIVLLGTSGTVATFNDAFIQDPFARLMKVLVLIGSGFSLAMSVGYAQVEKFDRFEYPVLVLLATIGMMLMLSANDLIAVYLGLELQSLTLYVLSSFKRDSAKATEAGLKYFVLGALSSGMLLYGMSLVYGFTGQTSFVGIAETVHVGGVGIGITFGLVFILAGLTFKISAVPFHMWTPDVYEGAPTPVTAFLAAAPKVAAMGLIVRAVMTAFDPMDLQWQQVITFVSILSMVLGAFAAIGQRNIKRLMAYSSISHMGYALVGLAAGNSAGVVGVIIYLITYLAMTLGTFAAIMAMRRRDGVVERIDDLAGLSRSDLPMAVLLGILMFSLAGVPWMGGFIGKWFVFSAAIEAGLYPLAIIGVLASVVGAYYYLRIVKIMFFDEPAPAFERPSNELRFVLVVSGLFMATMVFYVGPIRTVAEAAANSFF, encoded by the coding sequence ATGACCACTGAGTTGGCTACGCTTCCGAATCTGATGCCCGCATTGCCCGAGATCCTTCTGGCGATTGGTGCGATGGGATTGTTGATGCTTGGCGCCTTTGGCGGATCAAAAACCTCGCAAGCGGTCAATGGCTTCGCGGTGGCCTTGCTGATCATCGCCGGAGCGATCGTCCTGTTGGGGACGAGCGGCACGGTCGCGACCTTCAATGATGCCTTCATTCAGGATCCGTTTGCCCGGCTGATGAAGGTGCTGGTGCTTATTGGCTCGGGTTTTTCACTCGCCATGTCCGTGGGCTATGCCCAGGTCGAGAAGTTTGATCGCTTCGAATATCCGGTGCTGGTGCTGCTGGCAACGATCGGCATGATGTTGATGCTGTCTGCCAATGATCTGATCGCGGTCTATCTGGGGCTGGAGCTGCAGTCGCTGACCCTCTACGTGCTGTCGTCTTTCAAGCGCGACAGCGCCAAGGCGACGGAAGCGGGACTGAAATATTTCGTGCTCGGTGCTTTGTCCTCGGGCATGCTGCTTTATGGCATGAGCCTTGTCTACGGATTTACCGGTCAGACCTCGTTTGTCGGCATTGCGGAAACCGTGCATGTGGGAGGCGTCGGGATCGGCATCACCTTCGGCCTGGTGTTCATCCTCGCCGGTCTCACCTTCAAGATTTCCGCTGTGCCGTTCCACATGTGGACCCCGGATGTCTATGAGGGCGCGCCGACGCCGGTGACGGCCTTCCTTGCTGCGGCTCCCAAGGTGGCGGCGATGGGGCTCATTGTCCGTGCCGTGATGACGGCATTCGACCCGATGGATCTGCAATGGCAACAGGTGATCACTTTTGTTTCCATCCTGTCGATGGTGCTCGGCGCCTTTGCCGCCATTGGCCAGCGCAATATCAAGCGGCTGATGGCCTATTCCTCCATCAGCCACATGGGCTATGCGCTCGTTGGTCTGGCGGCGGGCAACTCGGCCGGGGTGGTCGGGGTGATCATCTATCTCATCACCTATCTGGCCATGACGCTTGGTACCTTTGCCGCCATCATGGCGATGCGGCGACGGGACGGGGTCGTCGAGCGCATCGATGATCTGGCCGGGCTGTCGCGCAGCGATTTGCCGATGGCTGTGCTGCTCGGTATTCTGATGTTCTCGCTGGCCGGTGTGCCGTGGATGGGGGGCTTTATTGGCAAGTGGTTTGTCTTCTCCGCCGCGATTGAGGCCGGGCTCTATCCGCTGGCCATCATCGGCGTACTGGCATCGGTGGTCGGTGCTTATTACTATCTGCGTATCGTCAAGATCATGTTCTTCGATGAACCGGCACCGGCGTTCGAGCGTCCGTCAAACGAGTTGCGCTTCGTGCTGGTGGTCAGTGGCCTGTTCATGGCGACCATGGTGTTCTATGTCGGACCCATCCGCACGGTTGCGGAAGCCGCGGCAAACAGCTTCTTTTGA
- a CDS encoding biotin--[acetyl-CoA-carboxylase] ligase, protein MISLPDKYRLISFDTIDSTNKFALDAAKGGEESGLWIKAGQQTQGRGRRGRHWSSEPGNLAATLLLINPAPPSLVGQLPLVSATAVHRAICDLIPAHLHGLVRIKWPNDLLWGDQKVCGILLESAFMVDGRMAVAIGIGVNCQTHPTETDGLAAADIAQSGYEVAPDALLERLAFHMDDRLSVWRNGADFASIRADWLACAKGLGQHVVARLPNEVVEGTFEMLDESGALILRLADGQTRIIYAGDVFLPGMHGEMQK, encoded by the coding sequence TTGATCAGTTTACCCGATAAATACCGCCTCATTTCCTTTGATACGATCGACTCCACCAACAAGTTTGCTCTGGATGCCGCAAAGGGCGGCGAAGAGAGCGGGCTTTGGATCAAGGCCGGTCAGCAGACTCAGGGACGCGGACGGCGCGGACGTCATTGGAGTTCCGAGCCTGGCAATCTGGCGGCTACCCTGTTGCTGATCAATCCTGCTCCGCCCAGTCTGGTCGGCCAGCTGCCATTGGTGAGCGCAACCGCGGTGCATCGGGCGATCTGCGATCTCATTCCTGCCCATCTGCACGGATTGGTGCGGATCAAATGGCCCAACGACCTGTTGTGGGGCGACCAGAAAGTCTGCGGCATTCTGCTGGAGAGCGCCTTTATGGTGGACGGACGCATGGCGGTTGCCATAGGCATCGGCGTGAACTGCCAGACCCATCCAACTGAGACCGATGGCCTTGCGGCAGCCGACATCGCCCAAAGTGGCTATGAAGTGGCGCCGGATGCACTGTTGGAACGGCTGGCCTTTCATATGGACGACCGGCTTTCGGTCTGGCGCAACGGAGCGGATTTCGCCTCGATCCGGGCCGACTGGCTCGCTTGCGCCAAGGGGCTTGGCCAGCATGTTGTCGCCCGGCTGCCTAATGAGGTGGTCGAAGGCACCTTCGAGATGCTGGACGAGAGCGGTGCCCTGATTTTACGTCTGGCGGACGGCCAGACACGGATTATCTATGCGGGCGATGTCTTTTTGCCCGGAATGCATGGTGAAATGCAAAAATGA